The following coding sequences are from one Onychomys torridus chromosome 16, mOncTor1.1, whole genome shotgun sequence window:
- the Aaas gene encoding aladin isoform X3, whose product MGNGAVESLTPSPVMVGDGREFWRDVGLFGVLNEVANSEEEVYEWVKTASSWALALCQWASSLHGSLFPHLSLRSEDLIAEFAQVTNWSSCCLRVFAWHPHTNKFAVALLDDSIRVYNANSTIVPSLKHRLQRNVAALAWKPLSASVLAVACQSCILIWTLDPTSLSTRPSSGCAQVLSHPGHTPVTSLAWAPNGGRLLSASPVDAAILVWDVSTEICVPLPWFRGGGVTNLLWSPDGSKVLATTPSAVFRVWETQMWTCERWPTLSGRCQTGCWSPDGNRLLFTVLGETLIYSLSFPARCGTEKGRVGGAKSATIVADLSETIIQTPDGEERLGGEAHSMVWDPSGERLAVLMKGNPRVQDGNPIILLFRTRNSPVFELLPCGVIQGEPGAQAQLITFHPSFSKGALLSVCWSTGRIAHIPLYFVNAQFPRFSPVLGRAQEPPAGGGGSIHDVPLFTETSSTSAPWDPLPGLPPAQPHSPRSYL is encoded by the exons ATGGGAAATGGGGCCGTGGAATCTCTTACGCCTAGTCCAGTCATGGTTGGAGATGGCAGGGAGTTCTG GCGTGATGTGGGCCTTTTTGGAGTCCTGAATGAAGTTGCAAACTCAGAGGAAGAAG TGTATGAGTGGGTAAAGACAGCGTCCAGCTGGGCCCTGGCTCTCTGTCAATGGGCCTCCTCCCTCCACGGCTCCCTGTTCCCACATCTGTCC CTCAGGAGTGAAGATCTGATCGCCGAGTTTGCCCAAGTAACTAATTG GTCTAGCTGCTGCTTACGGGTCTTTGCATGGCATCCTCACACCAACAAGTTTGCAGTCGCCCTGCTGGATGACTCCATCCGTGTGTATAATGCCAACAG CACTATAGTTCCCTCCCTGAAGCATCGTCTACAGCGAAATGTggcagcactggcctggaagccCCTCAGTGCCTCTGTGCTGGCTGTGGCCTGCCAGAGCTGCATCCTCATCTGGACCCTGGACCCCACCTCCTTGTCCACCAG ACCCTCTTCTGGCTGTGCCCAGGTATTATCTCACCCTGGGCACACACCAGTCACCAGCTTGGCTTGGGCCCCCAATGGGGGGCGGCTGCTCTCTGCCTCACCTGTAGATGCTGCTATTCTG GTGTGGGATGTCTCAACAGAAATCTGTGTCCCCCTTCCCTGGTTCCGAGGAGGAGGGGTTACCAACTTGCTGTGGTCCCCAGATGGCAGCAAAGTCCTGGCTACTACTCCTTCAGCTGTCTTTCG AGTCTGGGAGACCCAGATGTGGACTTGTGAGAGGTGGCCCACTCTCTCAGGGCGCTGTCAG aCTGGCTGCTGGAGTCCGGATGGAAATCGTCTGCTGTTCACGGTTCTGGGGGAAACGCTAATTTACTCCTTGTCATTCCCAGCACGATGTG GAACAGAGAAGGGACGTGTTGGAGGCGCGAAGTCAGCAACAATCGTGGCAGATCTTTCTGAGACAATAATACAGACAccagatggagaggagag GCTTGGCGGGGAGGCCCACTCCATGGTTTGGGACCCTAGTGGTGAACGTCTGGCTGTGCTCATGAAAG GAAACCCACGGGTACAGGATGGGAATCCCATCATCCTCCTTTTTCGAACTCGAAACAGCCCCGTGTTTGAGCTTCTTCCCTG CGGCGTTATTCAGGGGGAACCAGGGGCCCAGGCTCAGCTCATCACTTTTCATCCTTCCTTCAGCAAAGGGGCCTTGCTCAGTGTG TGCTGGTCCACAGGCCGAATCGCTCATATCCCTCTGTACTTTGTCAATGCCCAGTTTCCACGCTTTAGCCCAGTGCTTGGCCGGGCtcaggagcccccagctggaggtGGCGGCTCTATTCATGATGTGCCACTGTTTACTGAGACATCATCCACCTCTGCCCCTTGGGACCCTCTTCCAGGACTGCCACCTGCTCAGCCCCACTCCCCGCGCTCATACTTGTAA
- the Myg1 gene encoding MYG1 exonuclease yields the protein MGCRFRSGVLKLLLPLRSVLQTQHRMLGPESVSPPKKPRHKLMAPPRIGTHNGTFHCDEALACALLRLLPEYRDAEIVRTRDPEKLASCDIVVDVGGEYNPLKHRYDHHQRTFTETMSSLCPGKPWHTKLSSAGLVYLHFGHKLLAQLLGTSEEDSVVDTLYDKMYENFVEEVDAVDNGISQWEEGEPRYALTTTLSARVARLNPTWNQPNQDTEPGFRRAMDLVQEEFLQRLHFYQHSWLPARALVEEALAQRFKVDSSGKIVELAKGGCPWKEHLYHLESELSPPAAIAFVIYTDQAGQWRVQCVPKEPHSFQSRLPLPEPWRGLRDEALDQVSGIPGCIFVHASGFIGGHHTREGALNMACATLAQHPAPTPLTKATVQ from the exons ATGGGTTGTCGCTTCCGGAGTGGTGTCCTAAAGCTGTTACTGCCGCTGCGCTCCGTCCTCCAAACCCAGCATCGCATGCTCGGCCCAGAGTCCGTTTCGCCCCCTAAAAAGCCTCGCCACAAGCTCATGGCACCGCCTCGAATTGGGACGCACAACGGCACCTTCCACTGCGACGAGGCTCTGGCCTGCGCGTTGCTCCGCCTCCTGCCAGAGTACAGG GATGCCGAGATTGTGCGGACTCGGGACCCTGAAAAACTGGCTTCGTGTGACATCGTGGTGGACGTGGGTGGCGAGTACAACCCTCTGAAACACCGTTATGATCATCACCAGAG GACCTTTACGGAAACCATGAGTTCCCTGTGCCCTGGAAAGCCGTGGCACACCAAGCTGAGCAGTGCGGGGCTTGTCTATCTGCACTTCGGGCATAAGCTACTGGCCCAGTTGTTGGGCACTAGTGAAGAGGACAGCGTGGTGGATACCCTCTATGACAAG ATGTACGAGAACTTCGTGGAAGAGGTGGACGCAGTAGACAATGGGATCTCTCAGTGGGAAGAAGGGGAGCCTCGGTACGCGCTGACCACTACACTGAGTGCCCGGGTTGCTCGGCTTAATCCCACCTGGAACCAGCCCAACCAAGACACTGAG CCAGGGTTCAGGCGTGCCATGGACCTGGTGCAAGAGGAGTTTCTGCAGAGACTGCATTTCTACCAGCACAGCTGGCTGCCAGCCCGCGCCTTGGTAGAGGAGGCCCTGGCCCAGCGATTCAAG GTAGACTCGAGTGGGAAGATAGTGGAACTGGCAAAAGGTGGATGCCCTTGGAAGGAGCATCTCTACCACCTAGAGTCTGAGCTGTCCCCCCCAGCGGCCATCGCCTTTGTTATCTACACTGATCAGGCTGGACAGTGGCGAGTCCAGTGTGTACCCAAGGAGCCTCACTCATTCCAAAGCCG GCTGCCCCTGCCAGAGCCGTGGCGGGGACTTCGGGATGAGGCCCTGGATCAAGTCAGTGGGATCCCTGGCTGCATCTTTGTTCATGCCAGTGGCTTCATTGGTGGGCACCACACTCGAGAAGGTGCCCTGAACATGGCCTGTGCCACTCTtgcccagcacccagcacctaCGCCCCTTACAAAGGCTACAGTCCAATAA
- the Aaas gene encoding aladin isoform X2, which yields MQGWVCRKWAWWRPRALGLEAGWLPRGTGENGWINLPVLHLTKDPLKTPGRLDHGTRTAFIHHRGQVWKRCINVWRDVGLFGVLNEVANSEEEVYEWVKTASSWALALCQWASSLHGSLFPHLSLRSEDLIAEFAQVTNWSSCCLRVFAWHPHTNKFAVALLDDSIRVYNANSTIVPSLKHRLQRNVAALAWKPLSASVLAVACQSCILIWTLDPTSLSTRPSSGCAQVLSHPGHTPVTSLAWAPNGGRLLSASPVDAAILVWDVSTEICVPLPWFRGGGVTNLLWSPDGSKVLATTPSAVFRVWETQMWTCERWPTLSGRCQTGCWSPDGNRLLFTVLGETLIYSLSFPARCGTEKGRVGGAKSATIVADLSETIIQTPDGEERLGGEAHSMVWDPSGERLAVLMKGNPRVQDGNPIILLFRTRNSPVFELLPCGVIQGEPGAQAQLITFHPSFSKGALLSVCWSTGRIAHIPLYFVNAQFPRFSPVLGRAQEPPAGGGGSIHDVPLFTETSSTSAPWDPLPGLPPAQPHSPRSYL from the exons ATGCAGGGGTGGGTCTGCAGAAAGTGGGCATGGTGGCGACCGCGGGCTCTCGGGTTGGAAGCGGGTTGGCTCCCACGGGGGACTGGAGAGAACGGA TGGATCAATCTTCCTGTCCTACACCTGACCAAGGATCCCCTAAAAACCCCTGGGAGGCTGGACCATGGTACAAGAACTGCCTTCATCCATCACCGGGGACAAGTATGGAAGAGGTGCATCAATGTTTG GCGTGATGTGGGCCTTTTTGGAGTCCTGAATGAAGTTGCAAACTCAGAGGAAGAAG TGTATGAGTGGGTAAAGACAGCGTCCAGCTGGGCCCTGGCTCTCTGTCAATGGGCCTCCTCCCTCCACGGCTCCCTGTTCCCACATCTGTCC CTCAGGAGTGAAGATCTGATCGCCGAGTTTGCCCAAGTAACTAATTG GTCTAGCTGCTGCTTACGGGTCTTTGCATGGCATCCTCACACCAACAAGTTTGCAGTCGCCCTGCTGGATGACTCCATCCGTGTGTATAATGCCAACAG CACTATAGTTCCCTCCCTGAAGCATCGTCTACAGCGAAATGTggcagcactggcctggaagccCCTCAGTGCCTCTGTGCTGGCTGTGGCCTGCCAGAGCTGCATCCTCATCTGGACCCTGGACCCCACCTCCTTGTCCACCAG ACCCTCTTCTGGCTGTGCCCAGGTATTATCTCACCCTGGGCACACACCAGTCACCAGCTTGGCTTGGGCCCCCAATGGGGGGCGGCTGCTCTCTGCCTCACCTGTAGATGCTGCTATTCTG GTGTGGGATGTCTCAACAGAAATCTGTGTCCCCCTTCCCTGGTTCCGAGGAGGAGGGGTTACCAACTTGCTGTGGTCCCCAGATGGCAGCAAAGTCCTGGCTACTACTCCTTCAGCTGTCTTTCG AGTCTGGGAGACCCAGATGTGGACTTGTGAGAGGTGGCCCACTCTCTCAGGGCGCTGTCAG aCTGGCTGCTGGAGTCCGGATGGAAATCGTCTGCTGTTCACGGTTCTGGGGGAAACGCTAATTTACTCCTTGTCATTCCCAGCACGATGTG GAACAGAGAAGGGACGTGTTGGAGGCGCGAAGTCAGCAACAATCGTGGCAGATCTTTCTGAGACAATAATACAGACAccagatggagaggagag GCTTGGCGGGGAGGCCCACTCCATGGTTTGGGACCCTAGTGGTGAACGTCTGGCTGTGCTCATGAAAG GAAACCCACGGGTACAGGATGGGAATCCCATCATCCTCCTTTTTCGAACTCGAAACAGCCCCGTGTTTGAGCTTCTTCCCTG CGGCGTTATTCAGGGGGAACCAGGGGCCCAGGCTCAGCTCATCACTTTTCATCCTTCCTTCAGCAAAGGGGCCTTGCTCAGTGTG TGCTGGTCCACAGGCCGAATCGCTCATATCCCTCTGTACTTTGTCAATGCCCAGTTTCCACGCTTTAGCCCAGTGCTTGGCCGGGCtcaggagcccccagctggaggtGGCGGCTCTATTCATGATGTGCCACTGTTTACTGAGACATCATCCACCTCTGCCCCTTGGGACCCTCTTCCAGGACTGCCACCTGCTCAGCCCCACTCCCCGCGCTCATACTTGTAA
- the Aaas gene encoding aladin isoform X1: protein MCSLGLFPPPPPRGQVTLYEHNNELVTGNSYESPPPDFRGQWINLPVLHLTKDPLKTPGRLDHGTRTAFIHHRGQVWKRCINVWRDVGLFGVLNEVANSEEEVYEWVKTASSWALALCQWASSLHGSLFPHLSLRSEDLIAEFAQVTNWSSCCLRVFAWHPHTNKFAVALLDDSIRVYNANSTIVPSLKHRLQRNVAALAWKPLSASVLAVACQSCILIWTLDPTSLSTRPSSGCAQVLSHPGHTPVTSLAWAPNGGRLLSASPVDAAILVWDVSTEICVPLPWFRGGGVTNLLWSPDGSKVLATTPSAVFRVWETQMWTCERWPTLSGRCQTGCWSPDGNRLLFTVLGETLIYSLSFPARCGTEKGRVGGAKSATIVADLSETIIQTPDGEERLGGEAHSMVWDPSGERLAVLMKGNPRVQDGNPIILLFRTRNSPVFELLPCGVIQGEPGAQAQLITFHPSFSKGALLSVCWSTGRIAHIPLYFVNAQFPRFSPVLGRAQEPPAGGGGSIHDVPLFTETSSTSAPWDPLPGLPPAQPHSPRSYL, encoded by the exons ATGTGCTCTCTGGGGTTGTTTCCCCCGCCGCCGCCTAGGGGTCAAGTCACCCTATACGAGCACAATAACGAGCTGGTGACCGGCAACAGCTACGAGAGCCCGCCCCCCGACTTCCGGGGCCAG TGGATCAATCTTCCTGTCCTACACCTGACCAAGGATCCCCTAAAAACCCCTGGGAGGCTGGACCATGGTACAAGAACTGCCTTCATCCATCACCGGGGACAAGTATGGAAGAGGTGCATCAATGTTTG GCGTGATGTGGGCCTTTTTGGAGTCCTGAATGAAGTTGCAAACTCAGAGGAAGAAG TGTATGAGTGGGTAAAGACAGCGTCCAGCTGGGCCCTGGCTCTCTGTCAATGGGCCTCCTCCCTCCACGGCTCCCTGTTCCCACATCTGTCC CTCAGGAGTGAAGATCTGATCGCCGAGTTTGCCCAAGTAACTAATTG GTCTAGCTGCTGCTTACGGGTCTTTGCATGGCATCCTCACACCAACAAGTTTGCAGTCGCCCTGCTGGATGACTCCATCCGTGTGTATAATGCCAACAG CACTATAGTTCCCTCCCTGAAGCATCGTCTACAGCGAAATGTggcagcactggcctggaagccCCTCAGTGCCTCTGTGCTGGCTGTGGCCTGCCAGAGCTGCATCCTCATCTGGACCCTGGACCCCACCTCCTTGTCCACCAG ACCCTCTTCTGGCTGTGCCCAGGTATTATCTCACCCTGGGCACACACCAGTCACCAGCTTGGCTTGGGCCCCCAATGGGGGGCGGCTGCTCTCTGCCTCACCTGTAGATGCTGCTATTCTG GTGTGGGATGTCTCAACAGAAATCTGTGTCCCCCTTCCCTGGTTCCGAGGAGGAGGGGTTACCAACTTGCTGTGGTCCCCAGATGGCAGCAAAGTCCTGGCTACTACTCCTTCAGCTGTCTTTCG AGTCTGGGAGACCCAGATGTGGACTTGTGAGAGGTGGCCCACTCTCTCAGGGCGCTGTCAG aCTGGCTGCTGGAGTCCGGATGGAAATCGTCTGCTGTTCACGGTTCTGGGGGAAACGCTAATTTACTCCTTGTCATTCCCAGCACGATGTG GAACAGAGAAGGGACGTGTTGGAGGCGCGAAGTCAGCAACAATCGTGGCAGATCTTTCTGAGACAATAATACAGACAccagatggagaggagag GCTTGGCGGGGAGGCCCACTCCATGGTTTGGGACCCTAGTGGTGAACGTCTGGCTGTGCTCATGAAAG GAAACCCACGGGTACAGGATGGGAATCCCATCATCCTCCTTTTTCGAACTCGAAACAGCCCCGTGTTTGAGCTTCTTCCCTG CGGCGTTATTCAGGGGGAACCAGGGGCCCAGGCTCAGCTCATCACTTTTCATCCTTCCTTCAGCAAAGGGGCCTTGCTCAGTGTG TGCTGGTCCACAGGCCGAATCGCTCATATCCCTCTGTACTTTGTCAATGCCCAGTTTCCACGCTTTAGCCCAGTGCTTGGCCGGGCtcaggagcccccagctggaggtGGCGGCTCTATTCATGATGTGCCACTGTTTACTGAGACATCATCCACCTCTGCCCCTTGGGACCCTCTTCCAGGACTGCCACCTGCTCAGCCCCACTCCCCGCGCTCATACTTGTAA
- the Pfdn5 gene encoding prefoldin subunit 5: MAQSINITELNLPQLEMLKNQLDQEVEFLSTSIAQLKVVQTKYVEAKDCLNVLNKSNEGKELLVPLTSSMYVPGKLHDVEHVLIDVGTGYYVEKTAQDAKDFFKRKIDFLTKQMEKIQPALQEKHAMKQAVMEMMSQKIQQLTALGASQATAKA; this comes from the exons ATGGCGCAGTCGATTAACATCACGGAGCTGAATCTGCCACAACTGGAAATGCTCAAGAACCAGCTGGACCAG GAAGTGGAGTTCTTGTCCACGTCGATTGCTCAGCTCAAGGTGGTCCAGACCAAGTATGTGGAAGCCAAGGACTGTCTGAACGTGCTGAACAAGAGCAACGAGG GAAAAGAATTACTGGTCCCGCTGACGAGTTCT ATGTATGTCCCTGGGAAGCTACATGATGTGGAACATGTGCTCATCGATGTGGGAACTGGCTACTATGTGGAGAAG ACAGCGCAGGATGCCAAGGACTTCTTCAAAAGGAAGATAGACTTCCTCACCAAGCAGATGGAGAAAATCCAGCCAGCTCTGCAGGAGAAGCATGCCATGAAACAAG CTGTCATGGAAATGATGAGCCAGAAGATCCAGCAGCTCACAGCCCTGGGAGCGTCTCAGGCGACTGCCAAGGCCTGA